A portion of the Ammospiza caudacuta isolate bAmmCau1 chromosome 25, bAmmCau1.pri, whole genome shotgun sequence genome contains these proteins:
- the NR0B2 gene encoding nuclear receptor subfamily 0 group B member 2 gives MSSGADAGCERCRCHGKERQPAILYTLLSQELRPRQQCPCRQRRAVCLRTPQLTCRAASHVLLKTISFVKNVAAFRLLPREDQLLLLDGCWVPLFLLGLVQEMVTFEVTEAPAPSMLKKILLSGQSKGQEPEGAQPTLAAVQRLQGCLNSFWRLDLSPSEFTYLRGAILFNPDIPGLRAALYIESLQREAQRALRELPHPAHRQRVPHTLRLAASLGSVPAALVTALFFRPIIGDAAMGELLAEMLFEVSGWPRAPWLPLAR, from the exons atGAGCTCCGGCGCGGATGCAGGCTGCGAGCGGTGCCGGTGCCACGGCAAGGAGCGGCAGCCCGCCATCCTGTACACGCtgctgagccaggagctgcGGCCGCGGCAGCAGTGCCCGTGCCGGCAGCGCCGCGCCGTGTGCCTGCGCACGCCGCAGCTCACCTGCCGCGCCGCCTCGCACGTGCTGCTCAAGACCATCAGCTTCGTCAAGAACGTGGCCGCCTTCCGCCTGCTGCCGCGCGAggaccagctgctgctgctggacggCTGCTGGGTGCCGCTcttcctgctggggctggtgcagGAGATGGTGACCTTCGAGGTGACGGAGGCGCCGGCGCCCAGCATGCTCAAGAAGATCCTGCTCAGCGGGCAGAGCAAGGGGCAGGAGCCCGAGGGGGCGCAGCCCACGCTGGCGGCcgtgcagaggctgcagggctgcctcaACAGCTTCTGGAGGCTGGACCTGAGCCCCAGCGAGTTCACCTACCTGAGGGGAGCCATCCTCTTCAATCCAG ACAtcccggggctgcgggccgcCCTGTACATCGAGAGCCTGCAGCGGGAGGCGCAGCGGGCGCTGCGGGAGCTGCCGCACCCCGCGCACCGCCAGCGCGTCCCGCACACCCTGCGCCTCGCCGCCTCGCTGGGCTCCGTCCCCGCCGCCCTGGTCACGGCGCTCTTCTTCCGACCCATCATCGGCGACGCGGCCATGGGCGAGCTGCTGGCCGAGATGCTCTTCGAGGTGTCGGGCTGGCCGCGGGCTCCCTGGCTGCCGCTGGCCCGCTGA